The following coding sequences are from one Leptolyngbya sp. NIES-3755 window:
- a CDS encoding hypothetical protein (similar to AA sequence:cyanobase_aa:LBDG_08300): protein MKYLAQTQPAQPIALPPVPQLIEGGIVAAIVVYIIKEGVAFFKSKDASEERLTRTLIEDLRSTRAHELRQQSEVLGQMKQSYDKIATAIERMSVATSEINTALQISKRTETEIFHALRQNHQALLLLNEKLDRLLTTPGHSNGKHLTSRS from the coding sequence ATGAAATACCTCGCTCAAACTCAACCCGCACAGCCGATCGCACTTCCCCCAGTTCCCCAACTGATCGAGGGCGGAATCGTTGCCGCGATCGTGGTCTACATCATCAAGGAAGGAGTGGCATTTTTCAAAAGCAAAGATGCCAGCGAGGAAAGACTGACGCGCACATTGATCGAAGATTTGCGATCGACTCGCGCCCATGAACTACGACAGCAAAGCGAAGTGTTAGGGCAAATGAAGCAGAGCTACGACAAAATCGCCACGGCGATCGAACGAATGAGCGTAGCGACTTCGGAAATCAACACAGCATTGCAAATCAGCAAGCGGACTGAAACTGAGATTTTTCACGCGCTTAGACAAAATCATCAGGCTCTACTCTTGCTGAATGAAAAACTCGATCGACTGCTCACCACACCCGGACACAGTAATGGAAAACATCTCACATCTCGATCCTGA
- a CDS encoding integrase protein (similar to AA sequence:cyanobase_aa:LBDG_19300): protein MGILATYGLRPHEAFRLDFDALKQCDRIVQVQRNTKTGKRQVWAYHPEWFEAFHLEHVQLPSIDLNRPNEAIGRSVNHYFRDANVPFNPMLLRHRWAIRSLEYGLDYKLAARMMGHSYIVHERIYHRWIDRTVLQSAYDRSLENHQVPPLPKDSDKS from the coding sequence ATGGGCATTCTCGCCACTTACGGTTTGCGTCCACACGAGGCATTCCGACTCGATTTCGATGCCCTCAAACAGTGCGATCGCATCGTGCAGGTGCAACGAAACACCAAAACCGGAAAACGCCAAGTTTGGGCATATCATCCCGAATGGTTTGAAGCCTTCCATCTGGAACATGTCCAGCTTCCCTCGATCGACCTCAACCGACCGAATGAAGCAATTGGGCGCTCTGTAAACCACTATTTTCGAGATGCTAACGTGCCCTTCAATCCGATGTTGTTACGACATCGTTGGGCAATTCGCTCGCTCGAATATGGCTTGGATTACAAGCTTGCCGCTCGAATGATGGGGCACTCGTACATCGTTCACGAGCGCATCTATCACCGCTGGATTGACAGAACCGTTCTTCAGAGTGCTTACGATCGCAGTCTAGAAAATCACCAAGTTCCACCGCTACCGAAAGATTCGGACAAAAGTTGA